In the Spirochaetia bacterium 38H-sp genome, AAATACTCAAGAGCCTCATAGAAGACCATCAAGCACAGGGGAAGCAGGTGCTTGTCAATTGGCGGGAAGTAGAAAACGCCTACGATGGAGAAATCCGCGACACGATGGTCGATGTTTATAAAAAAATCTACTATTTTATAAAGATCCTGCAACTGTTTGTAAAAAAATAAATATTTTATATCGAACGTTAGGAACTCGCACAGCTCGTTCCTAACTGCCCTCGGCAAAGTATAGCTTTTCTCACTTCTATCTTGGTTTTGGAACTAGACAGAAAAAGCCTTGTATTTTATATATTATATTATTACTAATATAATATAATTTGACAATTTTATAAAAATATATTACTTTTTTTGTAATATCTCATTGTATGAAAGGGGTGAATGATATGGTAAAGATTGGACAGAAGGTAGAAAGCTTTACTGCAAAGGCTTATCAGAACGAGCAAATTAAGGAGATAAGCCTAGAAGATTATAGGGGAAAGTGGGTTGTTGTTTTCTTTTATCCCGCTGATTTTACTTTTGTATGTCCAACGGAGTTGGGCGAGCTTGCTGACTACTATGATAAGTTTGTGCATGAGGGTGCAGAGATTCTCTCAGTAAGTACAGACACAGAGTATGTGCATAAGGCTTGGCATGACGATTCTCCGACAATTGCAAAAATCAAGTTTCCCATGGTGGCTGATCCTACCGGTAGGATATCAAGGCAGTTTGGTGTGTATATCGAGGAAGAGGGGCTTGCATTACGCGGTAGTTTTCTTATCAATCCAGAAGGTATTCTCAAAGCTTATGAGATTCATGATCTGGGTATAGGCCGCAGTGCGGAGGAGCTTCTGAGAAAACTGCAGGCTGCAAAGTTTGTAGAACAGCATGGTGAGGTGTGTCCTGCAAGCTGGAAACCAGGCAAGGAGACTCTCAAGCCCGGACTCGACCTTGTTGGAAAAATCTAAGAGGTATATAATAAGGTATAGCTGTTAGTAGGGGTCTTATGACCTTGGGGCTGTCTTTTTTTAAGGCAGCCCTGTTTTTTTGTGTCTAACTGCATGATAAGGTTGCTTGTTACAGCCGCAGGCAGACAAAACCGTATATTGCTTGATCTGATGCGATTTTGCCGTTCGGTATATGGTTTTGTGACTTTATTGTCTTAATTCTTTGTTTTTTGTACTATTTAAACAGGAGTTGTTTATGGATTTGCGTTATATGGGTGATGATGTTCTGAGGCAGAAGGCTACTCTTGTGCCCGATATTGATGAAGGGCTTTCCCGTATTGTTGAGAGCATGTTTGATGTGATGAATTCTGCACGTGGTGTTGGACTTGCTGCTCCGCAGGTAGGTATAAGCCAGCGTTTTTTTATATGCCATGCTCCAGATGATGAGCCAAGGGTTTTTATCAATCCTGAGATTATTTCTACTTCTCCCGAGCTTTCTGCTTATGAAGAAGGTTGCCTGAGTATTCCCGGAATTTATGCGGATGTTGTAAGGCCAGCTAAGATAGAAGTACAGGCTTGGGATTTGCGCGGTAGGCCTTTTAAGCTGGAGGCAGATGGCTTTCTTGCACGTGTTATCCAGCATGAGTATGATCATCTCAACGGTGTGCTTTTTCTTGACAGACTTCCTTCCAAAAAGCGCTCTAGGCTTGAGAATATGTTCTTTAAACAGATGGCAAGAGGAGAAAAATGAGGGTCCTCTTTGCCGGTACTCCTTCTTTTGCCCTGCCTTCTCTTGAGAAGCTTGCGTCCTGTTTTGATGTTGTCGGAGTATTGACCAATCCTGATGCACCCGCAGGCAGGGGGCGGCAGCTTAAACCTTCTCCCGTAAAACAGAAGGCTTTGGAATTGGGACTCAGGGTACTTACGCCTTTCAGATTGGATGCCGATGCAAGGACTGAGGTCTCTGCACTTAAGCCGGATGTGCTTGCAGTTGTGGCTTATGGGAAGATTTTTGGTCCCAAGTTTTTGTCTCTTTTTCCTATGGGAGGAGTAAATGTACATCCGTCTTTACTCCCTCTGTATAGAGGTCCTGCGCCCATCCCTTTTGCTATTTTAAACAGAGACAGTGAGACAGGTATTACTGTCCAGAAGCTTGCTCTTAAGATGGATAGTGGTGATATAATATTGCAGGAAAAAAGAAAGCTTGATTTTACTGAGACTACGGCTGAGCTTACTGAGTGGGCATCATTCAGGGGAGCAGAGCTTCTTGCGGATGCTTTGAGGCTTATGGAAGATGGCAAGGCAAAGAGTGTTGCTCAGGACGAGAGCAAGGCTACATATTGCAGGCTGCTTAGCAAAGAGGATGGCCTAATAGATTGGAATGAGTCTTCTCTCATGATAGATGCCATGGTTAGAGCCTTTATTCCCTGGCCACGAGCCTATACTTTTTTGGATAAAGAAGAACTCCAGATACTTGAGGCTAGACCTCTTCCAGAAGAAGATACGGATTATGAGCCTGGCACCATAGTGGGTATGGACAGAAAACAGGGAATTCTGGTACAAACCGGAAAAGGCCTTTTATCTCTTCTTAAGCTGCAGCGCAGAGCAAAAAAACCGCTGGTATATAAGGACTTTATAAACGGCATGCCTGACCTTACAGGGAAAAAACTTGGAGGCCCCGATGAAACAAATAATAGATAAAGTAAAAAACTCTATTCCAAAATCTGCAGATGAGCCTGCAAAAAAATGGTTCTCTTTTTTTATTTATGGTAGTTTATTTCTCGTGTTCCTTATGGGAATAGTTGCTCTTTCTGTTTTTTTTCTTCTTATACAATCCCCGGAGGAAATACTGGTTCCAGAACTGGAAGGAAAAGATTTTATAGAAGCAGTTGTCACGCTTCAGAAATATCAGCTTTATCCGCATGTGGAGCTCAGATACTCTTCTGATCCCGAAACAAAAGGCAAAGTTCTAGAACAATCACCTGCTCCCGGGGCTACTGTGCAGGCAAAGAAGGAAATAAGGCTTGTTGTCAGCCTTGGAGCTGTTGTCGATAAAGTTAAGGATTTTAGGGGCAAAACCTTGGATGAGGTGGCTCTGGAGTTAAAGAGCATGTTTGCTCCGTATGAGCCTCTCATAAGCATAAAAGAACCTATTACCTATGTTTATAGCGACCAACCTCCTGATACCGTAATAGAGCAGAAGCCGGAGCCTGGTACTCCCGTAACAGGCAAAATGGAACTCGAGCTTGTACTGAGCCGGGGCAATGCTCCACAAACAGTAGAGATTCCCAATCTTGTGGGAAAAAGCTACAGTTATGCCATATCTGAGCTTTCAGTGCTCAACCTTCCTTTTATATTTACTGAGGCTGAGTCCGGAGGTGAGGCTGATGTGGAGCCTGGAATAATAACGGAGCAAAGCCCTGAGCCGGGTAAAAAACTTGCAGTTGGAAGCAGAGTTAATCTCAAGTTTGTCATGCCAAAGAGAAAAGGCTCGCTGTATCCCGGATTTTTTGACTACACACTACCTTCCTATCCTGTAGCTGTGGATTTGCGGGTAGATGTGGAATCCTCCAACGGACTTGTAAGCACACTATTTGAACTCAAACATCCGGGAGGAAGAATATCCTTTCCATATCTGTTAAAAGCAGGGGACAAAATTATCCTGTATGTCTACGAACAGAAAATGACAGAGCAAGTAGTAACAAAATAAAAACATTATACCGAACGCGCAGTGCCAAGGCACTGCGCTTTTTTATAAGCAAAAATGTTATACTGAGTTTCTGCTGTAAGGGGAAAGTAAAAAGGTATGGAATATAGCTCCGTACCTCGATTATATTGCAATAATTGCAATTCTTATCTGCGTCTTCCCATTATTCTTAGAAGCATAAGAAACAAGTTGATAAAATCAAGATAAAGTTTGAGTGCTCCAATTATGGAGAACTTAACAAAGGTGGATTCATCAGACATATCCATTTCTTCTGCCATTCGTTTGAGAGCCTGTGTGTCATATGCTGTGAGTGCAACAAAAATTACAACACCCACATAGGAAGTTATAAGCATCAATGTAGAGCTTCTGAGAAAAAGGTTGACAATGCTGGCAAGTATCAGCCCCCATAGAGCCATACCAGCAATTGCTCCCACACCTGTAAGATCTTTTTTGGTAACATAACCGAATAGACTTACACCGGCAAATGTGCCTGCTGTGACAAAGAATGTAGTTGCTATACTCTCTCCTGTGTATATCAGAAATATGGGGCTGAGAGTGATACCATTGAGCACGGAATATGCTGCAAAAGCTATGGTTGCTCCCATAGGGGTCATTTTATGTATGCTTGTGCTAAGTATCACTACCACTGCAAGTTCTGCAATAATCAGTCCAAAGAAAAGAAACTGGTTGGTTAATATGGTTCTTAATAGAGGCTCATTGTTGAGTACTGCAAAGGAAACCACACCGGTAAGCGCAAGTCCTGCTGCCATAAACAGGTATATGTTGGACATAGTCTTTGACAGCATATTGCCTTTTGCTTCACTTGTCGTTAGCAAATTATTGTTTTCTATCATAGTTCCTCCTGTACTATTTTTTTATATAATATACATATTTTTTGAAAAAAGTTACATAGTGCTGTAACCTTTATAGTGTAAGGTGGTTTTTTATATAGACATAAAAAAAGGAGAGCTGTTTGCTCTCCTACCCTCCTTGCTCTTTTGGAAGCTTCCGGTAGGTTACCTCCTCTCTATCGGAAGCTTTTTTTATTGTATCCCTGTTTTGTCCTCAGGTCAAATGTTTTTTAAGAAAAGTATTGGTTTTTTTATAAAAAAAAATGGTTTTGTATTTATATGGCATGTTTTTTTATCTATTTTATACAGTTTTTTTGTTTTATATAAAAACCATTGTTGATTTCATTTTTATTTTTGCAAAAATAGAGATATTAGAGTTTTTTGACTTTGTTTGTGCCGTAGGCAGGCAAAACTGCATCTGCTATAGTTTGGCTTTGTAATTGCAGTTTTGCCGTTCAGTTTTTAATCTGTTGTTTTGCTTTATTGTGTTGTAATATGTTTTTATTGTTTTTATGTTAGGGGTGTTTTTATGGCTTGCAAAAACTATCTGTCCTCCTGCTCAATCTCTGAGTCTGTTTTGCCGAAACTAGGACTGATGCGCAAATTATTGTCTTTTTTTGTATTGTTTGGGCTCACTTTTTTTGTTTTTGCGGGTGAGGTTGAGTTTTCTGAGCTTTTGCTCTCTCCGGTTAATACTGTCCTTTTTACTGCTATTCTGGATGTTCCATCTTATGGTACTTATAGGACTGCTTTTTATGCAGAGCTTGATAGTAAAAAGCTGACTCAGCTTACTTTTTTTCCTGAGTCACTGCTGTATCTAAAAGAAGCAGGTATGCTGCAGGTTTATAATCGTTTTGGTATGTTTAGGACGCGCTTGGACAGTCCTGATATGCAGCCTGTTCCCGGTTTTGATTCCTTTGTTAGCGGTGCTGATATTTATACGACGGCTGTTCTGCCTGTGTCGGTATCTCCCGATGGTAAGTTTCTTGTGCGTTTTCGGCCTATCAGTCCTGCTTTTGCCAATCTTGTTCTTCTTGATGTTTCCTCAGGTAGTGAGCTTGTTGTTGCAGAAAAGGTTGAGCTTTCTTATAAGGAGATTCCGGTTGTATGGTCACCGGACAGCTCCATGTTTATATATCATGCGGATAATAATCTTTATTATTTCCCCATATCACAGTGGAAGGATGGTAGGCTCCTTGATACTGCCAGAAGACGTATAGGCAAGGGGACTATCAGAAATATTTTTTGGGGTTCTAACGGGCTTTTATATTATGTGGAAGGAACTGTTGTGACTTCTTTTCTGCCAGAAGAGCTTTATACTCATGCTTTTTATTACGGAGTTGTCAAGGTTGGCAGAATAGCAGGCAAAATCCCTTTTCACTTTGACGGTAATTTTGATCGTTTTTGGATTGGTCCTGAGCAAAAATATATTCTCATATCAAGAAGTGGAAGGAATATTTTTATGTATCCGCTTAGTGACGAGGATTTTTCTTCTTCCGAGTTGCAGCAGCCATATCTTCTCCTTCCCAGGAGTGAGTATCTAGCAGATATTATCTGGGGGGATGATGGTAAGTTGAGTATATTTATAAGGGGTATATCGGACGGTAAGATTAATACGCGTATTATGTGGATGCTTGCAGGGACAGATTCTGCTTTTAAGAGCAGGGAGGAACAGCCTGATGTGTGGGCGGTTTCTTCTGATGATAAATATCTAGCTTATTCCA is a window encoding:
- a CDS encoding Bax inhibitor-1/YccA family protein, yielding MIENNNLLTTSEAKGNMLSKTMSNIYLFMAAGLALTGVVSFAVLNNEPLLRTILTNQFLFFGLIIAELAVVVILSTSIHKMTPMGATIAFAAYSVLNGITLSPIFLIYTGESIATTFFVTAGTFAGVSLFGYVTKKDLTGVGAIAGMALWGLILASIVNLFLRSSTLMLITSYVGVVIFVALTAYDTQALKRMAEEMDMSDESTFVKFSIIGALKLYLDFINLFLMLLRIMGRRR
- the def gene encoding peptide deformylase — protein: MDLRYMGDDVLRQKATLVPDIDEGLSRIVESMFDVMNSARGVGLAAPQVGISQRFFICHAPDDEPRVFINPEIISTSPELSAYEEGCLSIPGIYADVVRPAKIEVQAWDLRGRPFKLEADGFLARVIQHEYDHLNGVLFLDRLPSKKRSRLENMFFKQMARGEK
- the fmt gene encoding methionyl-tRNA formyltransferase, coding for MRVLFAGTPSFALPSLEKLASCFDVVGVLTNPDAPAGRGRQLKPSPVKQKALELGLRVLTPFRLDADARTEVSALKPDVLAVVAYGKIFGPKFLSLFPMGGVNVHPSLLPLYRGPAPIPFAILNRDSETGITVQKLALKMDSGDIILQEKRKLDFTETTAELTEWASFRGAELLADALRLMEDGKAKSVAQDESKATYCRLLSKEDGLIDWNESSLMIDAMVRAFIPWPRAYTFLDKEELQILEARPLPEEDTDYEPGTIVGMDRKQGILVQTGKGLLSLLKLQRRAKKPLVYKDFINGMPDLTGKKLGGPDETNNR
- a CDS encoding redoxin domain-containing protein — encoded protein: MVKIGQKVESFTAKAYQNEQIKEISLEDYRGKWVVVFFYPADFTFVCPTELGELADYYDKFVHEGAEILSVSTDTEYVHKAWHDDSPTIAKIKFPMVADPTGRISRQFGVYIEEEGLALRGSFLINPEGILKAYEIHDLGIGRSAEELLRKLQAAKFVEQHGEVCPASWKPGKETLKPGLDLVGKI
- a CDS encoding PASTA domain-containing protein; the protein is MKQIIDKVKNSIPKSADEPAKKWFSFFIYGSLFLVFLMGIVALSVFFLLIQSPEEILVPELEGKDFIEAVVTLQKYQLYPHVELRYSSDPETKGKVLEQSPAPGATVQAKKEIRLVVSLGAVVDKVKDFRGKTLDEVALELKSMFAPYEPLISIKEPITYVYSDQPPDTVIEQKPEPGTPVTGKMELELVLSRGNAPQTVEIPNLVGKSYSYAISELSVLNLPFIFTEAESGGEADVEPGIITEQSPEPGKKLAVGSRVNLKFVMPKRKGSLYPGFFDYTLPSYPVAVDLRVDVESSNGLVSTLFELKHPGGRISFPYLLKAGDKIILYVYEQKMTEQVVTK